The DNA region CGAGTGCAGCACCACCGACGCCGCTGCGAAGTAGATGACGGGGCTGACGGCCAACGGCACAGGTATCTTGATGAGGGCCTGGTATAGCGACGGGTGGCTCCGTCCCCTGAGGAAATACCGTGCCCATCCCACATAGTAGATGGTCAGCGCGAGCGCCATCACGCCCGCACAGATCCTCTCCAGCGGGCCGGAGATCTCCACCCGATAGAAGAGGGGTACGACGAATACCCCCATCCGTCCGATCTGTTCCATCGTCTCCAACAATCTGGGGGACCGGGCTTCCGCTCCCCCGCCGGAATCCGGCATTCCTCGGGGCGGGAACAGCATCCAAAGGAGATTGGGCCATAGAGCCGCCAATGTGATCATCCAACCGCCAGGCATCTTTCCCTCGTGCCTCGCCCCGCGTGTTTCAGAGCGTGTCTGAAAAATGCGATGGGAACCACTAAGGCACGAAGACCCTAAGAGTGTGTCTGAAAAATGCCGTTGCCTCTGCTGGGCGGAGCCCCTCCGGAAAAAGCCCTTCTTTTGCCCTCGACCTGCCTGGCCTCGGCCTGGGTCCTGCGGAAGGGGCCGAGAGAGGCGGGTACAGGCCAGGAAAGTGGGATTTCCGTGGAGGGGAGGCCTCCTCCACATTTCTCCCTGTGGAGCTGGTCGTTGAGGGAGATCCCTCAGAACATCTTGCCGGTAAATTTTCAGACACGCCCAAGATAGAGAAGGCGGAAGTGCACCATGGAGGGCTTACGAGTGCAAGAAGCGGCCTCGCTATACTCCTTTTCATGCCCTTCTTGGCGTCTTCGTGGCTTCGTGGTGTGTTCTTCAGACACATTCGCAGACCAGGTGGTCCTAGCTGCGGCAAAGCCGATCGCCGGTCAGGATAGGATGTACAGGGGAGCAGGCGGCCGGGTTCACGGCGAGGCGTCGTCTGTGCCCGGTTTCCTGAAGTTCGCCGTATAGTTCTTCCCCCGTCCGAAGCTCTCCACGAATTCGAACCCCGCTCGCTCGGCCAGCCCGCGGACGGTCGGCAGGGGGAGCGCGTCGGGGTCTCCGGGCTGTTCGGTGATAGAGAGTAACCCGCCGGGCCGAAGCACCCGATGAATGCCCCGTAGACAGGCGGCTGGATCCGGCACCTCGCCCAACACGGCGACGAGGAAGGCGACATCGAACGTCATCCCGGCGAAGGGGAGGGTGCGAGCATCCCCCTGCGTGAATCCTGCATTGCATGCACCTGCCGCCTGAAGCCTCCGGCGCGCCTTCTCCAGCATCTCTCGCTGGAGATCGATCAGCTCCAGACGTCCTTGCGGGATGCGGCGGGCGACCTCGACGCTGAAGTAGCCCGGCCCCGGCCCCACCTCGAGCACTCGTGAGGTCGCATCGAGATGAAGCCGCCCGGCCAGTTCCCCCGGCGACAGGACCAGTCGGCGCAGCGCGGATCCCAGCACGAACGATAGCTGGTGCGGATAGGTCCCACGGCCGAAGAACCCCTTGATAGTGCTCTTCCATTCTCTCCAATTCATCTCTCAGTACCCCCTCGCTCGGATATACTCGGAGACGTCCGCGTTGTAAACGACCTCCTCGATCGTCCACACGGACCAGGGCGTCTCGTCATCCTGCCAGATCGCGGCCGCGGGTGACGGGATCATGATCCCGTGAAAGGCCCGCCAGCCCAGCGGCTCGTTGCGCCAGAGGATCTTTGCCTCGCTGGTGGGCTCCTTCCATCGCAGTGCCTCCAGCTTGAGGAGCAGCCCGGTCTGCGGGTCGAACGTGGCCGTGAAGGAGTCCTCTCCCTCACCGAAGGGCACCACCAGGCGGGCGGTGGTGTCATCGATGGCCTCCCAGCGCACGCGGGGGTCGGTGACGAGGATGGATGGCAGCCAGAGCGATTCCGCCCACAGCCCCAGGTTGGCAGCCATGTCGATCTTCGGCTCGCCCTCGATCACGCCGACGGGAAGCTCCAGGCGGGCCTTGCCGTCGAGGTACCACTCGTTGACCTTCATCACCGGGTAGCCGAAGATTGTCGCCTCGATGTAGTGCCGGTATCCCCGGCCGGCGATGTGAGTGAACCGGAAGCGAGCGGGAAAACGCAGGCCGAAGAGCCGCAGCCTGGCCCGCCCGGTGATCACCGCCGACTCGATGATCGGGACGTCCTCTCCCATGATCGTTTCGTAGAATCGGGCGACAGGCGCCGGCAGGTCCGCCGGCCTCCTGACGGCGTTCAAGGCTGGCGTTCGCTCCGGGTAGGCGGGGAACGGCTTCGGCTCCACCTGGAGGCCCAACCATCCGATGCCCGCCAGGGCCACCAACCCGCCGACGATGCCCCCGATCGCTTTCATCGTGATGTTCATCCCTTGTCTTTCCTCGTTTCTGTTCGGTCGCTTGGCCTACTGGGGCTGTGGTAGCCAGTCCGTCCGGCCCTCGAAGAACAGGTAAGCCAGGATGGCCACGTTGATCAGCAGGCCGAATCGGGCATCCGGCCAGCCCAGGATACAGAGTACCAGGGAGAACAGCGTGACCCCAAGCGTGATGCTCCCCCACCATGGGTGCAGGGTGAAGGCGGCGACGCCGGCCACCACAAAACCGATGGCCGCCAGCAGCCAGAGCAGCCCGACCACACGGATGCCTGTGGCGCCCACATCCAGCGCGCCGGCGAGCAGTGTGGTCTTGTAGGGCATCTCCTCCAGGGTGGCCAACCGCCAGGGCACGACGAAGCCGAGCAGATGCACCAGGCCGTGCCCGATCAGCACAATTGCCACAACGATGCGTATCATTGGGATTCTCCTCTCTCATAGCCGCACAACCTGACCCAGGTATAACACGGAGTCTCCTCGGATGCACCAGGCATCTGGGGAGACTTGAGGCTGGTCAGATGCCTGATCTTTGCCCTGGTCAGGTGATCAGGAGCTCGATTCAACCGCTCAACATGTGCTACTTTGCCAGCAGGGTACACCATTCCAGTCTGGTCTCGGCCACCGGCAGAGCGTCTATGCCCGCTCCTTCCAACACGACGCCGGTGGGAGTCGGCCGTGCCTTCCCGGTGCAGGAATAGACCACCTCGACCTCCCAGCCGGCCTCGGCGAAGTGCTCCAACGCCGCGCGGCGGAAGAGGAGGTCAGCCAACCCCATCTCGTTGATCGCTTCAGCGTTTGCCTCGTCATCCTCTGGATAGAAGATCGAGAGGGCCAGGAACTCCCCGGAAACGACCCGTCGTAGCTCACGCAGCAGGTTCCCAGGCTCCCTAATGTTCGCAAGCCCCTGATACGTGGTCAATGTCTTGACCGCCCCGTCCTTGAACGGGGTGCGCCTGGCGTCGAAGGCCAGCAGGCTTACCCGGTCGTAGAGACCGAAGAACTCCAACCGCTGGCGGTCGCGCCTCAGCACGCGGGGGCTGAAGTCGGTAGCGACGATGGGACAGGTGAGCCGGCGTGCCATTTCCTCCAGCAGATGGCCCAAGCCCGAGGCCAGATCCACGATGGGGCTGTCCGACGAGGAGAGATGTTCGATGGCGTGATTCACCTGGCTATTGGAGCAGGCGAGGTACTCCGAGGTGTATGCCCTGGTACGAGCCAGCTCGGCGGCGACCTTCGCCGCAGCGTACTCGCCGCGTTCGTCCAGGATCAGCGCACGGAAGAACTGATCGGCCGGCGACAATGTCTCCAGCGGCACCTCCATCAACCGCCGTTCGACTTCGGGATGCTGACGCAGGTATTGGACCAGGTGGCTGTCCACCTGCTCCCATAGGTCGTCTCGTGGCAGGTCGGGTGTGAGAAACACGCCGATCCCCTCACGGACAGGGTAGGTGGCAGCGCACGCCAAGCAGCGTACATCGGCGACCTCGATGCGATCATCATGCCCGTCGGCGATGTCCCATTGCAGTTCTCCGTGACAAGCCGGGCATGCCAGCAGATCAACCAGGTACGTCTGCATTGCAATTCTCCTCAGAGATCCTTAAAGCGTGTCTGAAAATTTACCAGCAAGGTGTCTGAGGGGGCTCTCTCAACCACCAACTCCACAGGGGGTGATGTGGAGGGGGGCTCCCCTCCACAGAAAACCCCGCTTTTCCGGCCTGCACCTGCCTTTCTCGGCCCTTTCCGAAGAGCCCAGGCCGAGGCCAGGCAGGTTGAAGGCAGAAGAAGGGCTTTTTCCGGAGGGGCTCCCCACGGCAGAAGCAACGGCATTTCTCAGACACACTCTTAACCAGCCGTCTTCTCTGATAATATCCTTTCAATCCGCTCCACATGCTCTTGCATGTGATCCGCCAGCATCTTGACCATCTCGCGGACGCTCATCTCCCGGATGATCTCGCCTTCGGCGTTGGCAAGTCGTACTGAGCGATCCCAGGCGTGGGAGAAGTGCCTCAGCAGTTGCGCAAGATAATGTCGGTGCGCACTGATCAGGTGGATCGCACTGCCTATCTCTCGTTTATCGAAGTCCAAAGCCTCTGCCCAGGCTTCATTGCCCGGGAACCCCTCGAACCGGACAAGGGTGCCGGGCGTCGCGATGGCTTTCTTGATGCACATGGACCACACATCGCAGTCGTCGGCGACATGATGCACGATTTGCCGAATCGTCCAGCTGCCCGATTCCCGGGACAGGTCCAGATCCGCTTCGGGCAGATTTTCCACCTGCGCCTGGAGCTTCTCCGCGCTCGAGAGGAAGAGGGATAGGACCTCCTCATCGGGCGGCGTTTGTTTCGTCATTGACTCCTCCCTTGCGAATGTCCGGCATCAGGCCCTCTTTTCCTGGCCCAAAAGATAGCGCGTGGGGCGGCGTTTGTGTAGATGTCGCCTTCGTGGTTTCCCAGTATATGCTCGATCGTCAACCCCTGATCGACCAGCCAATCGGCCACCTCGGTCGCGCTCACCGGATGCTTTTGCTGGATATATTCACGTTCCACGATGCTCCCGTCCGGCCGGCTGATGCAGGTCTGGCGGAGGAGGCGGATCAGCCGTCGAGGTGGGTCGTACCAGATGACCTGCCATCGGCTTTCCAGACGTGTGCCATCGGCGCATTCGCCCGTGGGGAAGACGCGTTCGCGCGTCGGCGGATCGTACCATGTGCGCTCCAGATCCCCTTCCATGTGATCGTTGTCCACGAACAGATGTCCGCCGGGCCGCAGGGCGTTCGCCGCCGAGGCGATGACCTGGGCCTGTTCTTCCGGTGTCGCCAGCTCGTAGAGGCAATTGCCTCCCAGGATCACCAGGTCGAAGTTCGCGGGCCATGCCGCCTGTAGAACATCACGGTGGAGCAACGTGATCCGCTCCTGGACCCCGGGAGGCAGCGTACCCACTTTGGCCCTCGCCCGGGACAGCATGCCCAGAGCGCGATCCATCCCCACCACGGTATGACCATCGAGCGCCAACGGGATGAGCACGCGTCCGGTGCCGCAAAACGGCTCCAGGATGCGCAGCCCTTTCCGTGGGCCGATCAGCCGTCGGATCAGGGCGATGTCCTCCGTGTCCGTGATGAGCTGGTCGTAGAGCTCCGCCACGTGGGCGTCCAGATCATACAACATCTCTGTGCGTCTCACTTTACCAGAAAGGGGTTACGCGAGGGTATTCTGACAGGCTCGCAACGCCCAAGCTTGATCTCTCGTACCAGATCGCTCACGCTCTCGATCTTACTCGTGGAGCGGGTCCCGGTCCGAAGCATCTCCCAAGCGTGAGAGGTGTTGCGAGAGAGTTCGGCGTGATTGTGAAGGTCAACGATCATAAGACCATCTCTTCCAACGCCGAAATCAGCGCTTGCGTGGTCTTCTTTCGGTGGACCAGGGCCTCCAGCGCGGCGGATAGCGCCTCCGGATCCCGAATGAAACTCTCGGCGTCCTGCATGGTTCTTTGGAAGTAGTCGGCCAGCTTCTCCAGATTGCCCTTCAGCCAGGGGAACTTGGCCCGAATCCGGCGAGCCTTCTCCGTCTCACCGGTGTCCTCCGCGCGGGCCATGGCTTCCAAATCAGAGACCAGATCCGCCGCCACCTCCAGCCAATCGTTGATGCTCATCCCCGACTTGCGCTGGAAATCCCGCCGGGCGTACATTCTGCGGAACACGTCTAGCTCCTCGAACTCCCGATTGACCTCCTCCAACACCCTCCGCAATTCCTCAGCGCACTGAACCAGTGAAGCCGGTAGTATTTCGGCGGCGGCGGATGTCGTTGCGGATGGCTCTGACGGGGAGTTAGCAGCCAGTGCGCCCTGCAAAAGTCCTGTTTTGGCCAAAGGCTGGAAGGGGTCAGCGACTTGGCCGTGGTACTCACGGGCGTGGACGATGGTGTAGGCGAAGCCGGCCGCACAGTCCTCGGCCGGCATCAGCCCCTCGTAGCCGGGATTGGTGCCCATGCCGGTGAACTCCTCGTAGGACATGCCGAAGCGAGGCGCCATGG from Chloroflexota bacterium includes:
- a CDS encoding class I SAM-dependent methyltransferase, giving the protein MNWREWKSTIKGFFGRGTYPHQLSFVLGSALRRLVLSPGELAGRLHLDATSRVLEVGPGPGYFSVEVARRIPQGRLELIDLQREMLEKARRRLQAAGACNAGFTQGDARTLPFAGMTFDVAFLVAVLGEVPDPAACLRGIHRVLRPGGLLSITEQPGDPDALPLPTVRGLAERAGFEFVESFGRGKNYTANFRKPGTDDASP
- a CDS encoding ABC transporter permease yields the protein MIRIVVAIVLIGHGLVHLLGFVVPWRLATLEEMPYKTTLLAGALDVGATGIRVVGLLWLLAAIGFVVAGVAAFTLHPWWGSITLGVTLFSLVLCILGWPDARFGLLINVAILAYLFFEGRTDWLPQPQ
- a CDS encoding methyltransferase domain-containing protein translates to MQTYLVDLLACPACHGELQWDIADGHDDRIEVADVRCLACAATYPVREGIGVFLTPDLPRDDLWEQVDSHLVQYLRQHPEVERRLMEVPLETLSPADQFFRALILDERGEYAAAKVAAELARTRAYTSEYLACSNSQVNHAIEHLSSSDSPIVDLASGLGHLLEEMARRLTCPIVATDFSPRVLRRDRQRLEFFGLYDRVSLLAFDARRTPFKDGAVKTLTTYQGLANIREPGNLLRELRRVVSGEFLALSIFYPEDDEANAEAINEMGLADLLFRRAALEHFAEAGWEVEVVYSCTGKARPTPTGVVLEGAGIDALPVAETRLEWCTLLAK
- a CDS encoding methyltransferase domain-containing protein, coding for MLYDLDAHVAELYDQLITDTEDIALIRRLIGPRKGLRILEPFCGTGRVLIPLALDGHTVVGMDRALGMLSRARAKVGTLPPGVQERITLLHRDVLQAAWPANFDLVILGGNCLYELATPEEQAQVIASAANALRPGGHLFVDNDHMEGDLERTWYDPPTRERVFPTGECADGTRLESRWQVIWYDPPRRLIRLLRQTCISRPDGSIVEREYIQQKHPVSATEVADWLVDQGLTIEHILGNHEGDIYTNAAPRAIFWARKRGPDAGHSQGRSQ
- a CDS encoding SDR family oxidoreductase, whose protein sequence is MLIQKMGLPCNALAGKVAVVTGAGRGIGKELARALAWLGAKVIIAEIAETGAETEALIRSAGGTALFVQTDVGDEESIRAMAESALAAFGRVDILVNNAIIYRTGTVLETPIETWDQVYAVNLRGAVVAIRTFLPGMLERKEGVIVTITSQEGMPYAAPYFASKAALRSLGLSLAAELDEESGVYAFVFAPGMVDTPGGNEAFQTMAPRFGMSYEEFTGMGTNPGYEGLMPAEDCAAGFAYTIVHAREYHGQVADPFQPLAKTGLLQGALAANSPSEPSATTSAAAEILPASLVQCAEELRRVLEEVNREFEELDVFRRMYARRDFQRKSGMSINDWLEVAADLVSDLEAMARAEDTGETEKARRIRAKFPWLKGNLEKLADYFQRTMQDAESFIRDPEALSAALEALVHRKKTTQALISALEEMVL